The DNA segment AAGAGAAATAAGAACTTAGAAAGCTCAAAACCTCTAGTTTTGTTCAAGAAATGCACAAGCAGACACTAATATACAACCTATTTTCATTCCATGAGATGCAAATGAGATCATAGCATGACGACACTTCGATGTGAGAAGAAGATTCAACAAAAGAAAATCtttgattaaatttaaaaaatggaACTCAAGATTACCTGAGAAAACGTTCAATTGAATCATGagtaaaatctgataacccCTCCTATCCTTCTCCAActccaaaataaaacaaaaatttaaatagttCCAATGAATTACTCGTTACCAAGAAGTCGGAGCATCTGGGATCCAATTTTTGTAACTATGACCATAACACAGAGGCACAAATGGCGCCCTGATCAATGCATATTCAGCAACCCATCACAGCACAATTATAAACAAAGCTTCCCGATCTTTTTCGGCCTAGCAAATCCCACTGCGGTGGACCTTCACTTGGAATCCAAGAATTAACTTCGATAAATCCTTCACCAGCATTCCTCGGCCCCCCGATCACAATCAGGCGATCACCACACGCCCTAAATGCTATACCCCAACCATACATCGAATCCGTACGTTCCGGCAGTCTTCCTATAGGAACCCAATTTTTACTATTTTTGTCATATTTTCGAACTTCCATAACAGCATGATCCGCTGCATACAATTCGTTATTTACAACAGCGATCAATGGTGGCGCTTCTGATGCAGCAGGAGTCTCATCTCCTGTCACAGCTGTGCGCACAGGGGACATGTTAGGGATTTCGGTCCAAATCCCAGTTTCCAAATTATATTCCTCCCCGCAAGTGAGAGGCTTTGATTCTGCTCCTCCAATCCCTCCAATCACATAAAATTTCTTGTCCATAAACACCCCTGAACACATTTTTCTAGGTTTGTTCATGCTTGGAAGAGTAGTCCATGTTCCCAATTCTGAATTATATAGCTCCGCAGAATCTAGAATGCTTCCTACTGAATCGCAACCACCAGCTAATATCGCGATCTCCCCAAGGCTTGCAGATCCAAACAAACATCTAGGCGCATTCATACGCATGCCAGTGGTCCAAGTGTTTGTCAACAAACTATAACGATAAATCACATGGGACATAAGATCTTTTCCGAAAACAAGAAGCTCTGTTCCAACAGCCAAAGATTCCTTATCCGAAAACAAGAAACAATCGTTAGGATTCATTCTAGGCAAATGCATCCAATGACGTCGACTAGGGTCGAAGGCTTCCCATTCGAGCAGCTGGCAAGAAAAATAAACCCAATGCTCGACCACACCATTTTGCCGCCTCAATCTATACAGCTCACCACTTCTAATAAGTGAGCGAAAACTCCCGTTCAAGGATGCAATTGAGCCATAATCTGCCCTAGAGCACCTAATAAGACAACTAATAGAGTTGTCGCGACCAATAgcagaaattaatgaacttgaatcAGAATTATCACCCGCATGTCGCTGAAAACTTGATTGATCTGCCTGGTCAGTAAGGGAAATCGAAATCCCACCAATTGACAAAGACGTATCGATTTGATCCCCAGACTGGTTACACACTTTTTTCACAACAACAATATCCTCTCCATTAGTATCTAATGCTCTCTTGTTCTGATGAACCTCACGTTTCTCCAACAGGTAATTCATGCAATGCCAATTGCCTTCCCGTTCGCAAGTCCTTCGATAGTCCCTCGACACCAAACAAGCACGATCTTCCAACATGTCTTAACTTGATCCAAGCTCAAAAGAAGTATCAACTTTAATTTTCCCCTATTAACACCAATCCAAATACTTCTTTCTAGTGTACACTGCGAAATATTGGCAAGTATTAACACAAAATCCGGAAAGAAATTTTAAAAGCTTTCAGCTTTATGCAAAATTCAGGaaaccaatcaaatcaaaatccaacaaGGCACAACTAATTTTAAGCAACGCACAAACCATTATAAACAGATTATATCACATAGAAAAAGAGGGGGGAAATCACATAAATAACCACCACTGATCCAAAACCACTCCTCCCAAATACCATCATCAAAAGAAAAATGCAATCTTTGGACAAAAACTGCAAAAAAATCGTCAAAATCCAAAAAACCCAGATCCAAGAACACCACAAAACGTAATAAAGATGAATCTCAATCAATTTAAACATGCTAGATCCAGAGAAGCAATACCTACAGTTCTACAAAACTCAGATCAAACAAAAACCCAGCATCCAAATCCTTGAAAAAGAAAACCAAATCCAAAGCTACAACCTTGCATTCGTTTTGCAATCAATTGCTTAGATTAGATCCATCAATAAAGTTCAAGGAAAGCACCAAAAAAGGGGGGGAAAAAAACCTTTTACCACAGTCGAATATAGCAAAAGGAAGCTGCAATTAAATAATACTAAACATTATAAATCAATAATTGAccacaaaaacaaaatcaagaaCGGATAAAACTTACAGATGATGGATAAAAACGAGGAAAGGGGGGATCTTGTTTTTTCATATAACAATCTTTCCTTTCTCTGCCCCTTTACATGTATctatgcatgtatatatatatatatatatatatatatctgtgttttctgtgtattttttccttttctttttcctcttATCCTTTCCTCCTCCTTTTTTCCCCCACTACTTCTGAGCTGTATTAAAGTTTGTATACAAGGGAAAGAGTGAAAAGGGAGAAGCCCAGCTTCAATTCTTGGTGTCGTAAGAGAAATCCTTTGGATTCTCTCTGCAAATCAAGCAAGGCTTTGTGCTTTTGGGGCATAGCCTTGGGAGTTAGGAGGACCCCTTTTTATCTCTCCctattttatattcttttttttccccaacatttcttgcaaaattatttcatattcccatgaaaattttaatgtaaTGTGGTCACATATACCACAGTATATTTtgttaaaattgaaattattcTGATAATATTTGTAATAAATTTTCTTTGGGAAATTGGTTTGACTTGGAGCATCAATTATATAAAATCTATTTATGAATTTTGTACTTTTGAGAGGCTTAGGTGTGACTTTAGCTGTACAATTTGCTATGTTTGGTGTTTGTTTCCATCATTGGATTTGTAACAacaaatggttttttttttcttcttttttttttttgcaaaaatgcctcgtaataaattaaatttatagattcCTCTATTTATTGTTGAAATTAAAACTAGTTGttgtattattaatatttttattcaataaaaatgcGTAATTTGCTGGTTGgcatatttttatttctctttTTAATAGAGTTGAGAAATAGAGGTGGTATTGTGGGTCCCATCTACAGCTTAGTTTCGCTTAGCCTCCTGCGGCCGTGGGGGCCACCGGAGCCGCCCTATAGTCGGCGGTGACACGTGTGTCTTCGTTGGATTGGAAAGTGAGGCTTACACTAATGGGACTCTTCTTTGGGTGTAATAATTCAATTATCTTGTCGATTAAAAATTGATGATTGGATTCTATTCTAGTGATATAAATTGATATACATTAATtatgatataaatatatatttttcattattcAATACTTACGTCTCTTTTCAagtatttataataataatggtGAATATCAATTTCATTAAATACGGAGCAGATGTACGAAAATACGAATATGTTTTTATTgatcaattttatgagataaaTCTTTCAATTGATTCGAtctatgaaaaaaatatattagttTGTATGTCAAAATAATTACTTCTCATTACACAAATGGATTGAATCAACCTGTCTCGCGGATATAAATATCATC comes from the Henckelia pumila isolate YLH828 chromosome 1, ASM3356847v2, whole genome shotgun sequence genome and includes:
- the LOC140888564 gene encoding F-box/kelch-repeat protein SKIP11-like, which codes for MLEDRACLVSRDYRRTCEREGNWHCMNYLLEKREVHQNKRALDTNGEDIVVVKKVCNQSGDQIDTSLSIGGISISLTDQADQSSFQRHAGDNSDSSSLISAIGRDNSISCLIRCSRADYGSIASLNGSFRSLIRSGELYRLRRQNGVVEHWVYFSCQLLEWEAFDPSRRHWMHLPRMNPNDCFLFSDKESLAVGTELLVFGKDLMSHVIYRYSLLTNTWTTGMRMNAPRCLFGSASLGEIAILAGGCDSVGSILDSAELYNSELGTWTTLPSMNKPRKMCSGVFMDKKFYVIGGIGGAESKPLTCGEEYNLETGIWTEIPNMSPVRTAVTGDETPAASEAPPLIAVVNNELYAADHAVMEVRKYDKNSKNWVPIGRLPERTDSMYGWGIAFRACGDRLIVIGGPRNAGEGFIEVNSWIPSEGPPQWDLLGRKRSGSFVYNCAVMGC